The following proteins are encoded in a genomic region of Sparus aurata chromosome 11, fSpaAur1.1, whole genome shotgun sequence:
- the LOC115591241 gene encoding cyclin-dependent kinase-like 5 isoform X1: protein MKILDIGDVMNKFEVLGIVGEGAYGVVLKCRHKETNEIVAIKKFKDSEENEEVKETTLRELKMLRTLKQENIVELKEAFRRRGKLYLVFEYVEKNMLELLEELPNGVPTDKARSYIYQLIRAIHWCHKHDIVHRDIKPENLLISSDDVLKLCDFGFARNLSEGTDANYTEYVATRWYRSPELLLGAPYGKAVDMWSVGCILGELSDGQPLFPGESEIDQLFTIQKVLGPLPPEQMKLFYNNPRFHGLRFPAVNHPQTLERRYLGIIGGALLDLLKNLLLLNPTERFLTEQSLNHHAFQTLRLVERPGPPTPTPVRSSKRKPHHGDNTTPSRSHGGKSSGGHRSSSRECSSLPRHEDLHPNNDGFLNGNMPAAINLSPTLHPKNYQPQIYNHSTSCNMDLASSNLPHLLSPGEAKSKGDFEINLGSKVSDGPGAKYLKSNFRSQQNRHSFVEGKTNTLQSGEKHSRHSYMEAHSSTPSSSKFAYLNLSKSYGTLSDAKSVGNLNDVHLYADEPTSRYFPSSCLDLTAPSSPAPRRVDRLGPGAAGRGSMRERESNTLDSSYRRSSTRHKASEEAKSPDSLDPGDSGVERSHAHSLSAPHDPLAYGQGYTSPFSSQQRPHRHSMYVRRDHQRTHGADEGLSVGQGVPTRASSLQLLSPQLQHRTLPRHSGGSSREEDMSRSEQAPTEVIHSRPPIRDSTRDNTASFHTQRQKSEVGLYHDQQTEDGGSSKENRNIYSESMPRRVGSFYRVPSPRPDNSFHDSRGQSRAGDGTNHSKRQPAFDPWTGPDTVVLNSSEPSKEKEKQGFFRAIKKKKKKSQMMQVPEGRPPVIKKCLFPLFSPKNNKKHSSSVRVLPVVSSSMVPNEGVDTVMQKSSRSSSHQSSRHRSRDKSRDRDQERDRDRDKDWPPEKLSDSHSPSQPLKSLRKLLHLSSSSSNQTAQSDMRYQPLPNSASAQGGFTENRGHSGVSTPQLKSRQAAYPLPGQLESGWHTSALGRPEGNPYPEQMGIKGGQNGHGFGRPSRSRMPNLNDLKETAL, encoded by the exons gaGACAAATGAAATTGTGGCCATTAAGAAATTCAAGGACAGTGAAG AAAATGAAGAGGTTAAAGAAACGACGCTACGGGAGCTCAAGATGCTCCGCACCCTCAAGCAGGAGAATATTGTGGAGTTGAAGGAGGCCTTCCGCAGAAGAGGAAAGCTGTATCTTGTCTTCGAGTATGTGGAGAAG aACATGCTCGAGCTGCTCGAGGAATTACCCAATGGTGTGCCGACTGACAAAGCTCGCAGCTACATTTACCAGTTAATCCGAGCAATTCACTGGTGCCACAAGCATGACATAGTGCACCGGG acataaAGCCAGAAAACCTTCTCATCAGCTCTGATGACGTCCTCAAGTTATGTGACTTCG GCTTTGCACGTAATCTCTCTGAGGGGACTGATGCCAATTACACCGAGTATGTGGCCACTAGATGGTACCGCTCTCCGGAGCTCCTGCTCGG GGCTCCTTACGGGAAGGCGGTGGACATGTGGTCAGTGGGCTGCATCTTAGGAGAGCTTAGCGACGGGCAGCCTCTGTTCCCGGGAGAGAGTGAGATCGACCAGCTCTTCACCATCCAGAAAGTGTTGGGACCCCTGCCACCAGAACAGATGAAGCTCTTCTATAACAACCCCCGCTTCCACGGACTGCGG TTCCCTGCTGTGAACCACCCCCAGACCTTGGAGCGGAGATACCTGGGAATCATCGGTGGAGCCCTGCTGGACCTGCTAAAG aacctgctgctgctcaaccCGACAGAACGCTTTCTCACAGAGCAGAGCCTGAACCACCACGCCTTCCAGACCCTGCGGCTGGTGGAGCGGCCCGGCCCACCTACACCTACACCTGTACGCTCTTCCAAGAGAAAACCGCACCATGGAGACAACACCACCCCCAGCAG GAGCCATGGGGGAAAGAGCTCGGGAGGCCACCgctccagcagcagagagtgCTCCAGCTTACCCCGGCACGAAGACCTCCACCCCAACAACGATGGCTTTCTCAACGGCAACATGCCTGCAGCAATCAACCTCAGTCCCACTCTGCATCCCAAGAACTACCAGCCGCAGATCTACAACCACTCCACCTCGTGCAACATGGACCTGGCCAGCAGCAACCTGCCTCATCTGCTCAGCCCTGGTGAAGCCAAGAGCAAGGGCGACTTTGAGATTAACCTTGGGTCCAAGGTGTCCGACGGCCCCGGAGCCAAGTACCTCAAATCCAACTTCCGCTCGCAGCAGAACCGCCATTCTTTTGTGGAGGGGAAGACCAACACGCTTCAATCCGGGGAGAAACACAGTCGACACAGCTACATGGAGGCCCACAGCTCCacgccctcctcctccaagtTCGCCTACCTGAACTTGTCCAAGAGCTATGGCACGCTTAGCGATGCCAAGTCGGTGGGGAACTTAAATGATGTTCATCTTTACGCTGATGAGCCCACATCTCGATACTTTCCCTCAAGCTGCCTGGACCTCACAGCCCCGAGCAGTCCAGCACCCCGCCGGGTGGACAGGCTGGGACCTGGCGCAGCTGGCAGAGGAAGCatgcgggagagagagagcaacaccCTGGACTCATCCTACAGGCGCTCCTCCACCCGCCACAAGGCCTCAGAGGAGGCCAAGTCACCAGATTCCCTAGACCCTGGGGACAGTGGCGTTGAGAGGAGCCACGCTCACTCTCTGTCCGCCCCGCATGACCCTCTAGCTTACGGTCAGGGATACACCAGCCCCTTCTCCTCCCAGCAGCGACCGCACCGCCACTCCATGTACGTACGGAGGGACCACCAGAGGACACATGGGGCGGATGAGGGGCTGTCGGTAGGGCAGGGGGTGCCTACCAGAGCCAGCAGCCTACAGCTCCTGTCCCCGCAGCTGCAGCACCGCACACTGCCTCGCCACTCTGGGGGCTCATCCAGAGAGGAAGACATGAGTAGG AGCGAACAGGCACCCACTGAGGTCATCCACAGCAGACCCCCAATAAGGGACTCCACAAGGGACAACACCGCATCTTTTCACACACAGCGGCAAAAAAGCGAG GTTGGCTTATATCATGACCAGCAAACAGAAGACGGGGGCTCCTCCAAAGAGAACCGCAACATCTACAGTGAATCCATGCCCAGGAGGGTGGGCAGCTTCTACCGAG TCCCTTCTCCCCGGCCAGACAACTCCTTCCATGACAGCCGAGGTCAGAGCCGGGCCGGGGACGGAACGAACCACTCCAAACGTCAGCCGGCATTTGACCCCTG gaCTGGCCCAGATACCGTGGTGTTGAACTCCTCTGAGCCATCCAAAGAAAAGGAGAAGCAGGGTTTCTTCAGAgcaataaagaagaagaagaaaaaatctcAAATG ATGCAAGTCCCTGAAGGAAGGCCTCCTGTCATCAAGAAATGTCTTTTCCCTCTGTTTAGCCCAAAGAATAACAAAAAGCATAGTTCCTCTGTGAGAGTCCTCCCTGTAGTGTCCTCTTCCATG GTTCCTAATGAAGGGGTCGACACAGTCATGCAGAAGTCCTCCAGGTCCTCTAGTCACCAGAGCAGCCGCCACAGGAGCCGTGACAAGAGCAGAGACCGGGACCAAGAGCGGGACCGAGACAGGGACAAGGACTGGCCTCCTGAGAAACTGTCAGATTCACACTCGCCG AGCCAGCCGCTCAAGTCTCTGCGCAAGCTCCTGCACCTTTCGTCCTCGTCCTCCAACCAGACCGCACAGTCTGACATGCGCTACCAGCCGCTGCCTAATTCAGCCTCCGCTCAAGGTGGATTCACAGAAAACCGGGGTCACTCAGGGGTCAGCACGCCCCAGCTGAAGAGCCGACAGGCAGCCTACCCGCTGCCCGGACAGCTCGAGTCCGGCTGGCATACGTCTGCCCTCGGCCGCCCGGAGGGGAACCCTTACCCGGAGCAAATGGGCATCAAGGGAGGCCAGAACGGGCACGGCTTCGGACGCCCCTCCAGGTCCCGTATGCCAAACCTCAACGACCTGAAAGAGACGGCTCTGTGA
- the LOC115591241 gene encoding cyclin-dependent kinase-like 5 isoform X4, which yields MKILDIGDVMNKFEVLGIVGEGAYGVVLKCRHKETNEIVAIKKFKDSEENEEVKETTLRELKMLRTLKQENIVELKEAFRRRGKLYLVFEYVEKNMLELLEELPNGVPTDKARSYIYQLIRAIHWCHKHDIVHRDIKPENLLISSDDVLKLCDFGFARNLSEGTDANYTEYVATRWYRSPELLLGAPYGKAVDMWSVGCILGELSDGQPLFPGESEIDQLFTIQKVLGPLPPEQMKLFYNNPRFHGLRFPAVNHPQTLERRYLGIIGGALLDLLKNLLLLNPTERFLTEQSLNHHAFQTLRLVERPGPPTPTPVRSSKRKPHHGDNTTPSRSHGGKSSGGHRSSSRECSSLPRHEDLHPNNDGFLNGNMPAAINLSPTLHPKNYQPQIYNHSTSCNMDLASSNLPHLLSPGEAKSKGDFEINLGSKVSDGPGAKYLKSNFRSQQNRHSFVEGKTNTLQSGEKHSRHSYMEAHSSTPSSSKFAYLNLSKSYGTLSDAKSVGNLNDVHLYADEPTSRYFPSSCLDLTAPSSPAPRRVDRLGPGAAGRGSMRERESNTLDSSYRRSSTRHKASEEAKSPDSLDPGDSGVERSHAHSLSAPHDPLAYGQGYTSPFSSQQRPHRHSMYVRRDHQRTHGADEGLSVGQGVPTRASSLQLLSPQLQHRTLPRHSGGSSREEDMSRVGLYHDQQTEDGGSSKENRNIYSESMPRRVGSFYRDNSFHDSRGQSRAGDGTNHSKRQPAFDPWTGPDTVVLNSSEPSKEKEKQGFFRAIKKKKKKSQMMQVPEGRPPVIKKCLFPLFSPKNNKKHSSSVRVLPVVSSSMVPNEGVDTVMQKSSRSSSHQSSRHRSRDKSRDRDQERDRDRDKDWPPEKLSDSHSPSQPLKSLRKLLHLSSSSSNQTAQSDMRYQPLPNSASAQGGFTENRGHSGVSTPQLKSRQAAYPLPGQLESGWHTSALGRPEGNPYPEQMGIKGGQNGHGFGRPSRSRMPNLNDLKETAL from the exons gaGACAAATGAAATTGTGGCCATTAAGAAATTCAAGGACAGTGAAG AAAATGAAGAGGTTAAAGAAACGACGCTACGGGAGCTCAAGATGCTCCGCACCCTCAAGCAGGAGAATATTGTGGAGTTGAAGGAGGCCTTCCGCAGAAGAGGAAAGCTGTATCTTGTCTTCGAGTATGTGGAGAAG aACATGCTCGAGCTGCTCGAGGAATTACCCAATGGTGTGCCGACTGACAAAGCTCGCAGCTACATTTACCAGTTAATCCGAGCAATTCACTGGTGCCACAAGCATGACATAGTGCACCGGG acataaAGCCAGAAAACCTTCTCATCAGCTCTGATGACGTCCTCAAGTTATGTGACTTCG GCTTTGCACGTAATCTCTCTGAGGGGACTGATGCCAATTACACCGAGTATGTGGCCACTAGATGGTACCGCTCTCCGGAGCTCCTGCTCGG GGCTCCTTACGGGAAGGCGGTGGACATGTGGTCAGTGGGCTGCATCTTAGGAGAGCTTAGCGACGGGCAGCCTCTGTTCCCGGGAGAGAGTGAGATCGACCAGCTCTTCACCATCCAGAAAGTGTTGGGACCCCTGCCACCAGAACAGATGAAGCTCTTCTATAACAACCCCCGCTTCCACGGACTGCGG TTCCCTGCTGTGAACCACCCCCAGACCTTGGAGCGGAGATACCTGGGAATCATCGGTGGAGCCCTGCTGGACCTGCTAAAG aacctgctgctgctcaaccCGACAGAACGCTTTCTCACAGAGCAGAGCCTGAACCACCACGCCTTCCAGACCCTGCGGCTGGTGGAGCGGCCCGGCCCACCTACACCTACACCTGTACGCTCTTCCAAGAGAAAACCGCACCATGGAGACAACACCACCCCCAGCAG GAGCCATGGGGGAAAGAGCTCGGGAGGCCACCgctccagcagcagagagtgCTCCAGCTTACCCCGGCACGAAGACCTCCACCCCAACAACGATGGCTTTCTCAACGGCAACATGCCTGCAGCAATCAACCTCAGTCCCACTCTGCATCCCAAGAACTACCAGCCGCAGATCTACAACCACTCCACCTCGTGCAACATGGACCTGGCCAGCAGCAACCTGCCTCATCTGCTCAGCCCTGGTGAAGCCAAGAGCAAGGGCGACTTTGAGATTAACCTTGGGTCCAAGGTGTCCGACGGCCCCGGAGCCAAGTACCTCAAATCCAACTTCCGCTCGCAGCAGAACCGCCATTCTTTTGTGGAGGGGAAGACCAACACGCTTCAATCCGGGGAGAAACACAGTCGACACAGCTACATGGAGGCCCACAGCTCCacgccctcctcctccaagtTCGCCTACCTGAACTTGTCCAAGAGCTATGGCACGCTTAGCGATGCCAAGTCGGTGGGGAACTTAAATGATGTTCATCTTTACGCTGATGAGCCCACATCTCGATACTTTCCCTCAAGCTGCCTGGACCTCACAGCCCCGAGCAGTCCAGCACCCCGCCGGGTGGACAGGCTGGGACCTGGCGCAGCTGGCAGAGGAAGCatgcgggagagagagagcaacaccCTGGACTCATCCTACAGGCGCTCCTCCACCCGCCACAAGGCCTCAGAGGAGGCCAAGTCACCAGATTCCCTAGACCCTGGGGACAGTGGCGTTGAGAGGAGCCACGCTCACTCTCTGTCCGCCCCGCATGACCCTCTAGCTTACGGTCAGGGATACACCAGCCCCTTCTCCTCCCAGCAGCGACCGCACCGCCACTCCATGTACGTACGGAGGGACCACCAGAGGACACATGGGGCGGATGAGGGGCTGTCGGTAGGGCAGGGGGTGCCTACCAGAGCCAGCAGCCTACAGCTCCTGTCCCCGCAGCTGCAGCACCGCACACTGCCTCGCCACTCTGGGGGCTCATCCAGAGAGGAAGACATGAGTAGG GTTGGCTTATATCATGACCAGCAAACAGAAGACGGGGGCTCCTCCAAAGAGAACCGCAACATCTACAGTGAATCCATGCCCAGGAGGGTGGGCAGCTTCTACCGAG ACAACTCCTTCCATGACAGCCGAGGTCAGAGCCGGGCCGGGGACGGAACGAACCACTCCAAACGTCAGCCGGCATTTGACCCCTG gaCTGGCCCAGATACCGTGGTGTTGAACTCCTCTGAGCCATCCAAAGAAAAGGAGAAGCAGGGTTTCTTCAGAgcaataaagaagaagaagaaaaaatctcAAATG ATGCAAGTCCCTGAAGGAAGGCCTCCTGTCATCAAGAAATGTCTTTTCCCTCTGTTTAGCCCAAAGAATAACAAAAAGCATAGTTCCTCTGTGAGAGTCCTCCCTGTAGTGTCCTCTTCCATG GTTCCTAATGAAGGGGTCGACACAGTCATGCAGAAGTCCTCCAGGTCCTCTAGTCACCAGAGCAGCCGCCACAGGAGCCGTGACAAGAGCAGAGACCGGGACCAAGAGCGGGACCGAGACAGGGACAAGGACTGGCCTCCTGAGAAACTGTCAGATTCACACTCGCCG AGCCAGCCGCTCAAGTCTCTGCGCAAGCTCCTGCACCTTTCGTCCTCGTCCTCCAACCAGACCGCACAGTCTGACATGCGCTACCAGCCGCTGCCTAATTCAGCCTCCGCTCAAGGTGGATTCACAGAAAACCGGGGTCACTCAGGGGTCAGCACGCCCCAGCTGAAGAGCCGACAGGCAGCCTACCCGCTGCCCGGACAGCTCGAGTCCGGCTGGCATACGTCTGCCCTCGGCCGCCCGGAGGGGAACCCTTACCCGGAGCAAATGGGCATCAAGGGAGGCCAGAACGGGCACGGCTTCGGACGCCCCTCCAGGTCCCGTATGCCAAACCTCAACGACCTGAAAGAGACGGCTCTGTGA
- the LOC115591241 gene encoding cyclin-dependent kinase-like 5 isoform X3: MKILDIGDVMNKFEVLGIVGEGAYGVVLKCRHKETNEIVAIKKFKDSEENEEVKETTLRELKMLRTLKQENIVELKEAFRRRGKLYLVFEYVEKNMLELLEELPNGVPTDKARSYIYQLIRAIHWCHKHDIVHRDIKPENLLISSDDVLKLCDFGFARNLSEGTDANYTEYVATRWYRSPELLLGAPYGKAVDMWSVGCILGELSDGQPLFPGESEIDQLFTIQKVLGPLPPEQMKLFYNNPRFHGLRFPAVNHPQTLERRYLGIIGGALLDLLKNLLLLNPTERFLTEQSLNHHAFQTLRLVERPGPPTPTPVRSSKRKPHHGDNTTPSRSHGGKSSGGHRSSSRECSSLPRHEDLHPNNDGFLNGNMPAAINLSPTLHPKNYQPQIYNHSTSCNMDLASSNLPHLLSPGEAKSKGDFEINLGSKVSDGPGAKYLKSNFRSQQNRHSFVEGKTNTLQSGEKHSRHSYMEAHSSTPSSSKFAYLNLSKSYGTLSDAKSVGNLNDVHLYADEPTSRYFPSSCLDLTAPSSPAPRRVDRLGPGAAGRGSMRERESNTLDSSYRRSSTRHKASEEAKSPDSLDPGDSGVERSHAHSLSAPHDPLAYGQGYTSPFSSQQRPHRHSMYVRRDHQRTHGADEGLSVGQGVPTRASSLQLLSPQLQHRTLPRHSGGSSREEDMSRVGLYHDQQTEDGGSSKENRNIYSESMPRRVGSFYRVPSPRPDNSFHDSRGQSRAGDGTNHSKRQPAFDPWTGPDTVVLNSSEPSKEKEKQGFFRAIKKKKKKSQMMQVPEGRPPVIKKCLFPLFSPKNNKKHSSSVRVLPVVSSSMVPNEGVDTVMQKSSRSSSHQSSRHRSRDKSRDRDQERDRDRDKDWPPEKLSDSHSPSQPLKSLRKLLHLSSSSSNQTAQSDMRYQPLPNSASAQGGFTENRGHSGVSTPQLKSRQAAYPLPGQLESGWHTSALGRPEGNPYPEQMGIKGGQNGHGFGRPSRSRMPNLNDLKETAL; encoded by the exons gaGACAAATGAAATTGTGGCCATTAAGAAATTCAAGGACAGTGAAG AAAATGAAGAGGTTAAAGAAACGACGCTACGGGAGCTCAAGATGCTCCGCACCCTCAAGCAGGAGAATATTGTGGAGTTGAAGGAGGCCTTCCGCAGAAGAGGAAAGCTGTATCTTGTCTTCGAGTATGTGGAGAAG aACATGCTCGAGCTGCTCGAGGAATTACCCAATGGTGTGCCGACTGACAAAGCTCGCAGCTACATTTACCAGTTAATCCGAGCAATTCACTGGTGCCACAAGCATGACATAGTGCACCGGG acataaAGCCAGAAAACCTTCTCATCAGCTCTGATGACGTCCTCAAGTTATGTGACTTCG GCTTTGCACGTAATCTCTCTGAGGGGACTGATGCCAATTACACCGAGTATGTGGCCACTAGATGGTACCGCTCTCCGGAGCTCCTGCTCGG GGCTCCTTACGGGAAGGCGGTGGACATGTGGTCAGTGGGCTGCATCTTAGGAGAGCTTAGCGACGGGCAGCCTCTGTTCCCGGGAGAGAGTGAGATCGACCAGCTCTTCACCATCCAGAAAGTGTTGGGACCCCTGCCACCAGAACAGATGAAGCTCTTCTATAACAACCCCCGCTTCCACGGACTGCGG TTCCCTGCTGTGAACCACCCCCAGACCTTGGAGCGGAGATACCTGGGAATCATCGGTGGAGCCCTGCTGGACCTGCTAAAG aacctgctgctgctcaaccCGACAGAACGCTTTCTCACAGAGCAGAGCCTGAACCACCACGCCTTCCAGACCCTGCGGCTGGTGGAGCGGCCCGGCCCACCTACACCTACACCTGTACGCTCTTCCAAGAGAAAACCGCACCATGGAGACAACACCACCCCCAGCAG GAGCCATGGGGGAAAGAGCTCGGGAGGCCACCgctccagcagcagagagtgCTCCAGCTTACCCCGGCACGAAGACCTCCACCCCAACAACGATGGCTTTCTCAACGGCAACATGCCTGCAGCAATCAACCTCAGTCCCACTCTGCATCCCAAGAACTACCAGCCGCAGATCTACAACCACTCCACCTCGTGCAACATGGACCTGGCCAGCAGCAACCTGCCTCATCTGCTCAGCCCTGGTGAAGCCAAGAGCAAGGGCGACTTTGAGATTAACCTTGGGTCCAAGGTGTCCGACGGCCCCGGAGCCAAGTACCTCAAATCCAACTTCCGCTCGCAGCAGAACCGCCATTCTTTTGTGGAGGGGAAGACCAACACGCTTCAATCCGGGGAGAAACACAGTCGACACAGCTACATGGAGGCCCACAGCTCCacgccctcctcctccaagtTCGCCTACCTGAACTTGTCCAAGAGCTATGGCACGCTTAGCGATGCCAAGTCGGTGGGGAACTTAAATGATGTTCATCTTTACGCTGATGAGCCCACATCTCGATACTTTCCCTCAAGCTGCCTGGACCTCACAGCCCCGAGCAGTCCAGCACCCCGCCGGGTGGACAGGCTGGGACCTGGCGCAGCTGGCAGAGGAAGCatgcgggagagagagagcaacaccCTGGACTCATCCTACAGGCGCTCCTCCACCCGCCACAAGGCCTCAGAGGAGGCCAAGTCACCAGATTCCCTAGACCCTGGGGACAGTGGCGTTGAGAGGAGCCACGCTCACTCTCTGTCCGCCCCGCATGACCCTCTAGCTTACGGTCAGGGATACACCAGCCCCTTCTCCTCCCAGCAGCGACCGCACCGCCACTCCATGTACGTACGGAGGGACCACCAGAGGACACATGGGGCGGATGAGGGGCTGTCGGTAGGGCAGGGGGTGCCTACCAGAGCCAGCAGCCTACAGCTCCTGTCCCCGCAGCTGCAGCACCGCACACTGCCTCGCCACTCTGGGGGCTCATCCAGAGAGGAAGACATGAGTAGG GTTGGCTTATATCATGACCAGCAAACAGAAGACGGGGGCTCCTCCAAAGAGAACCGCAACATCTACAGTGAATCCATGCCCAGGAGGGTGGGCAGCTTCTACCGAG TCCCTTCTCCCCGGCCAGACAACTCCTTCCATGACAGCCGAGGTCAGAGCCGGGCCGGGGACGGAACGAACCACTCCAAACGTCAGCCGGCATTTGACCCCTG gaCTGGCCCAGATACCGTGGTGTTGAACTCCTCTGAGCCATCCAAAGAAAAGGAGAAGCAGGGTTTCTTCAGAgcaataaagaagaagaagaaaaaatctcAAATG ATGCAAGTCCCTGAAGGAAGGCCTCCTGTCATCAAGAAATGTCTTTTCCCTCTGTTTAGCCCAAAGAATAACAAAAAGCATAGTTCCTCTGTGAGAGTCCTCCCTGTAGTGTCCTCTTCCATG GTTCCTAATGAAGGGGTCGACACAGTCATGCAGAAGTCCTCCAGGTCCTCTAGTCACCAGAGCAGCCGCCACAGGAGCCGTGACAAGAGCAGAGACCGGGACCAAGAGCGGGACCGAGACAGGGACAAGGACTGGCCTCCTGAGAAACTGTCAGATTCACACTCGCCG AGCCAGCCGCTCAAGTCTCTGCGCAAGCTCCTGCACCTTTCGTCCTCGTCCTCCAACCAGACCGCACAGTCTGACATGCGCTACCAGCCGCTGCCTAATTCAGCCTCCGCTCAAGGTGGATTCACAGAAAACCGGGGTCACTCAGGGGTCAGCACGCCCCAGCTGAAGAGCCGACAGGCAGCCTACCCGCTGCCCGGACAGCTCGAGTCCGGCTGGCATACGTCTGCCCTCGGCCGCCCGGAGGGGAACCCTTACCCGGAGCAAATGGGCATCAAGGGAGGCCAGAACGGGCACGGCTTCGGACGCCCCTCCAGGTCCCGTATGCCAAACCTCAACGACCTGAAAGAGACGGCTCTGTGA